In Vigna unguiculata cultivar IT97K-499-35 chromosome 3, ASM411807v1, whole genome shotgun sequence, a single genomic region encodes these proteins:
- the LOC114177110 gene encoding probable WRKY transcription factor 29, whose product MDEFACLRDWDLEAIVRGSSGEATAMDDPNPDFSYFFSDQDELLDSFPEFSETTRVLDDLEDLYKPFYPVLHPLSPHTIVTTSLSIPIEPQQVKELKASEDKVALQGLKTPPTPKCKKGKKNQNKSVVKQVTTAEGLDDAWAWRKYGQKPIKGSPYPRSYYRCSSSKGCLARKQVERSHLDPAVFLVTYTAEHSHPHPTRRNSLAGTTRKNNSLIPPPTTRNHNTTCSSRTPLMVQSIEEKLVTSVQQSMDLKKEEDFLEWFDDDGAQFGDAWIPTSDLEKLIGLECQHFALDGGFTDGYAHS is encoded by the exons ATGGATGAATTTGCGTGCTTGAGGGATTGGGATTTGGAGGCTATTGTGAGAGGAAGCAGTGGTGAAGCCACCGCCATGGACGATCCAAATCctgatttttcttatttcttctcCGACCAAGACGAGCTTCTTGATAGCTTTCCAGAATTCTCAGAAACCACCAGGGTCCTTGATGATCTCGAAGATCTCTACAAACCTTTCTACCCAGTTTTGCACCCTCTCTCACCTCACACCATCGTTACCACTTCCCTATCCATCCCCATAGAACCCCAACAGGTCAAAGAACTCAAAGCATCGGAAGACAAAGTAGCCCTACAGGGTTTGAAAACTCCCCCAACACCTAAGTGTAAAAAAGG GAAGAAGAACCAGAACAAGAGTGTGGTGAAGCAGGTAACAACAGCAGAAGGTCTGGACGATGCATGGGCATGGCGTAAATATGGACAGAAACCAATAAAGGGTTCTCCGTATCCGAGAAGCTACTATAGGTGCAGCAGTTCCAAAGGGTGTTTGGCGAGGAAACAGGTTGAAAGAAGCCACTTAGATCCTGCAGTTTTTCTGGTTACCTACACTGCTGAACACAGCCATCCCCACCCAACTCGGAGAAACTCTCTTGCTGGGACCACTAGGAAGAACAATTCCCTCATTCCCCCTCCAACAACTCGTAACCACAACACTACTTGTTCCTCCAGGACACCTTTGATGGTGCAATCCATTGAAGAAAAACTTGTAACAAGTGTGCAACAAAGCATGGACTTGAAGAAAGAGGAAGACTTTCTTGAGTGGTtcgatgatgatggtgctcaaTTTGGTGATGCTTGGATTCCAACCTCAGATCTAGAGAAGCTTATTGGACTTGAATGCCAGCATTTTGCACTGGACGGGGGTTTCACCGATGGTTATGCTCACTCTTGA